The segment GAATACCTCGCGCGGTCGGGCGCATGTCGTGCCGTGAATACGCATACCCGCGGTGCTGCTGCACCACCGAACCGCCGCCTCCTGCGCTTGCTCTAGACTGTTGAATCGTTCACCGGCCCAGAAGTTTCCGCGCACATACTGCACGGTGCGTTCGACTTTCGGTTTGTCCTTCGGCGAGCGCACCCGCGCCGGGTCGGTGATGAACCCGACGTGGGCGCTGTAGTCGAGCCATCCATCGCTCAACCGCGGAGCGATCGGGTCCGCCCTCGTGACAACAGGTTTGAGATTGTCCGGGATCAAGACCGCGAACACGCCGCCGAAGAACTTCCATGCTGCTTCGCAGCCGGCAATGACCGCCACCAACGTCTGCGAATAGCTCAGCCACACGAACATGTGCCGGCTGTAGACCGCGGTGAAGATCAGGGCGTGGACTTTGCGGGCCCGCCCGTCGTCGGGGTCGGTGAGCATCCCCAGATACCCGAAGTCGACCTGGCATTCGATCCCCGGTTCGCCGTCGACGACGCGGACGGTGAGGTTCTTGCGGCCGAAACCACACATCTCGGTGGAGAACCGGTGCAACGTCCGGTACGGCACCACGCATCCTTGACGGGCAAGGAGGACTTCGATTTTCGCGATCGTGAGCGGCTTGCGTTCACCGTCGCCTGCCACCCACTTGGTGATCTGCTCCTGATGGGGCACCAGTTGCTCCCATGCCGCGCCGTGACCGTGCGGCCGGTCGGGCCGGACAGTGGCGACGACCGCTGCGATCACCTCGTCGCTGACCGCGCCGGCATCGTCGGTTCTGCTCAGGCCGGCTGCTTGGGCTGCCTCGACGTAACGGCGGACCGTCTTACGATCCACACCGGCATGCTCGGCGATCGTGCGCAGCCCCGGAGCCGGCAGTGCCGCCGTCCCGAGCCACAGCCGTAGTACTTCTCTGATTTCGTTCACACTGATCTCCCGAAAAGCCATGCTCACCGACCTCCGTGACGGACTTCGTGCTGTCACAGACGATCGAACGAGCAAACGACGGGACCACCGGCAAGGCGCGCCGGTGGTCCCATAACTGGCAATCCAGGTGGTCCCATCACCCTGGCAGAAATCAGGTCACGCTGGTCCCATGCTCATGGCAGACGACACTTGCCGCTGTTGAGCGGCTTACTCCCTCTTCCTCCCCTGGGGTTCGGCCCGCCACGAGATCCCGCGATGACACCGGGGTCCGACTCCGAGATATCCAGG is part of the Rhodococcus sp. SBT000017 genome and harbors:
- the istA gene encoding IS21 family transposase, giving the protein MAFREISVNEIREVLRLWLGTAALPAPGLRTIAEHAGVDRKTVRRYVEAAQAAGLSRTDDAGAVSDEVIAAVVATVRPDRPHGHGAAWEQLVPHQEQITKWVAGDGERKPLTIAKIEVLLARQGCVVPYRTLHRFSTEMCGFGRKNLTVRVVDGEPGIECQVDFGYLGMLTDPDDGRARKVHALIFTAVYSRHMFVWLSYSQTLVAVIAGCEAAWKFFGGVFAVLIPDNLKPVVTRADPIAPRLSDGWLDYSAHVGFITDPARVRSPKDKPKVERTVQYVRGNFWAGERFNSLEQAQEAAVRWCSSTAGMRIHGTTCARPREVFEDSELPVLLPVPPEYDVPIFKDVKVHRDFHAEIGRALYSLPQQWIGSTLSVRADTELVKFYHRGTLVKIHPRQPAGGRSTDRADLPEHKSDYALRDVTSLIRTCNGHGRNIGIYAERILDDPLPWTRIRSVYRLQGLVRRYGAERVEQACSLSLDLDVVSVTKIASMLERATEKTAPSLPAAVGQASTRFSRDPSEFRSTTTPSLTVVDAGSASTEGHS